The Pyrus communis chromosome 9, drPyrComm1.1, whole genome shotgun sequence genome has a segment encoding these proteins:
- the LOC137746243 gene encoding uncharacterized protein isoform X2, translated as MPPRCCVGDFLDSKTSCDLLQERLRKENTSTYRRLCPTLACLKPRNHCHQQLWLRSSSSSSIPPKFNSLFTLSDSVRLYSSRPRVVILDADMINHTWCGEMQACCSVLWVYFDYMRSFRVEFD; from the exons ATGCCCCCCCGGTGCTGCGTTGGGGACTTTCTTGATTCAA AAACCAGCTGTGATCTGTTGCAAGAAAGACTTAGAAAAGAAAACACCTCTACATACCGAAGATTATGTCCAACTTTAGCATGCTTGAAACCG CGGAATCACTGCCACCAACAGCTATGGCTGCGCAGTTCGTCGTCGTCCAGTATTCCTCCGAAATTCAACTCTCTCTTTACTCTCTCCGACTCAGTGCGTCTCTATTCTTCCAG GCCCAGGGTTGTGATTCTGGATGCTGACATGATTAACCACACTTGGTGCGGAGAAATGCAAGCATGTTGCAGCGTATTATGG GTTTACTTCGACTACATGAGGAGCTTtagagttgaatttgattag
- the LOC137746243 gene encoding uncharacterized protein isoform X1 → MNALVATNRHFKFAARLLGLDSKLEKSLLIPFREIKVIFLSIPKFVFQELGWLDTALRPLAFEVMRKVRVSMYEYQLESMFVHHMRRIIVQLYMDLLLLDCAALKFWIGAISEDAPPVLRWGLS, encoded by the exons ATGAATGCATTAGTGGCAACGAACAGACACTTTAAGTTTGCTGCTCGGCTTTTGGGATTGGACTCCAAGCTTGAGAAAAGTTTACTTATACCATTTAGGGAAATCAAG gtcatttttctttcaatccCGAAGTTCGTATTTCAGGAACTTGGATGGTTGGACACAGCACTTCGCCCTTTGGCTTTTGAG GTCATGAGAAAAGTTAGGGTAAGCATGTACGAGTATCAGCTGGAAAGCATGTTTGTTCACCACATGAGGCGGATAATTGTTCAGCTGTATATGGATTTGCTTTTGTTGGACTGTGCTGCTTTAAAGTTCTGGATTGGTGCTATCAGTGAAGATGCCCCCCCGGTGCTGCGTTGGGGACTTTCTTGA
- the LOC137745328 gene encoding calmodulin-binding protein 25 → MASSEDVGSMMEPWAFRPNTFADSCISDAFSRDTKTLTMALQKSISSNPELLDFSSDDLFMPFLNTIFQTPKTAPTPTVSGLSGSDDLESVAAPLKKQQRSVIPVAHGGGKVSKRKSRASKRSQTTFINADPSNFRQMVQQVTGVRFGNGQVTMQSVLKPEPHRPGSLLPGGVGVCMPTLDTSAYLLDHHNHDQQLMGPTSTRMATGPWHGPNTTLTGSGPVSFGGTGGVDVASSGGVASGGLGFDSFASFPTLESWKVM, encoded by the coding sequence ATGGCGTCGTCGGAAGACGTGGGGAGCATGATGGAGCCGTGGGCTTTCAGGCCCAACACCTTCGCGGACTCCTGCATCTCCGACGCCTTCTCTCGTGACACCAAAACCCTCACCATGGCACTCCAGAAGTCCATCTCCAGCAACCCGGAGCTGCTCGATTTTTCCTCTGACGATTTGTTCATGCCGTTTCTCAACACCATCTTCCAAACACCCAAGACAGCACCCACCCCCACCGTTTCTGGACTTTCCGGCTCGGACGACCTCGAGTCCGTGGCCGCACCGCTGAAAAAGCAGCAGAGAAGCGTGATTCCGGTGGCGCATGGCGGTGGTAAGGTTTCGAAACGGAAGTCGCGCGCGTCGAAACGGTCCCAGACGACTTTCATCAACGCGGACCCGAGCAACTTCCGACAGATGGTGCAACAGGTGACCGGAGTCAGATTCGGTAACGGACAGGTCACTATGCAGTCGGTTCTGAAGCCGGAGCCACACAGACCCGGTAGCCTGTTGCCCGGAGGGGTTGGCGTCTGCATGCCGACACTCGATACGTCGGCGTATCTTTTGGATCATCACAATCATGATCAGCAGCTGATGGGGCCCACTTCGACGAGGATGGCTACTGGGCCTTGGCATGGGCCCAACACGACGTTGACCGGGTCTGGCCCAGTGTCTTTTGGCGGGACGGGTGGCGTCGACGTGGCTTCTAGCGGTGGCGTTGCGTCGGGGGGATTAGGTTTTGACTCGTTTGCGAGCTTTCCCACCTTGGAGTCGTGGAAGGTCATGTGA
- the LOC137745684 gene encoding intermediate cleaving peptidase 55, mitochondrial: MRIVLGRLLQRMPLKQAIGRRAYSTKKIVDVGQPTAASHPQLLVEGEITPGITLEEYELRRKKLLDVLPEKGLAIFAAAPVKMMTDVVPYTYRQDADYLYITGCQQPGGMAVLGRECGFCMFMPEATTHDVIWQGEVAGVRAALEVFKADRAYPMNRLRQILPDIMKGSSEMFHNVQTAVPTYMELDPFQKAAYSGKVKDSSVFTHDLRLIKSPAELKLMRESASIACQALLQTMFHSKTHPYEGRLAAKIEYECKMRGAQRMAFNPVVGGGPNASVIHYARNDQKIKDGELVLMDVGCELHGYVSDLTRTWPPYGSFSSAQEELYDLILQTNKTCVELCKPGASIREIHNFSVEMLHQGLKEIGILKDSRSSSYHQLNPTSIGHYLGMDVHDCSTVGYDRPLKPGVVITIEPGIYIPLSSNCPERYRGIGIRIEDEVLITDTGYEVLTGSMPKEVKHIESLLNNFPHGSVMENHIAEGASSS; this comes from the exons atgagGATTGTTTTAGGAAGACTTCTGCAGAGGATGCCACTGAAACAG GCGATTGGACGCCGCGCATATTCAACGAAGAAGATTGTTGATGTTGGACAGCCAACTGCTGCATCTCATCCACAG TTGTTGGTGGAAGGAGAGATTACACCCGGGATAACTTTGGAGGAATAtgaattgagaagaaaaaagttGTTGGATGTGCTCCCGGAGAAGGGTTTGGCCATTTTTGCAGCTGCCCCTGTAAAGATGATGACTGATGTCGTGCCTTATACCTATCGTCAAGATGCTGATTACTTGTATATTACTGGCTGCCAACAGCCTGGTGGCATGGCAGTTTTGGGTCGTGAATGCGGTTTTTGCATGTTCATGCCAGAAGCAACGACTCAT GACGTTATTTGGCAAGGGGAAGTTGCGGGAGTTCGTGCAGCACTGGAAGTATTCAAGGCTGATAGAGCATACCCAATGAACAGATTACGGCAG ATCCTACCAGATATTATGAAGGGATCGTCCGAAATGTTCCACAATGTGCAGACGGCTGTACCAACGTATATGGAATTGGATCCATTTCAGAAAGCAGCTTACTCTGGAAAAGTGAAAGATTCTTCGGTTTTTACCCATGATTTACGGTTAATAAAGTCACCGGCAGAGCTTAAGTTAATGAGAGAGTCAGCATCAATTGCTTGCCAA GCTCTACTGCAGACAATGTTTCACTCAAAGACACACCCTTATGAGGGTAGGCTAGCAGCTAAGATTGAATATGAATGCAAAATGAGGGGTGCCCAGAGAATGGC ATTCAATCCTGTGGTTGGTGGCGGGCCCAATGCTAGTGTCATACATTATGCTCGGAATGATCAGAAA ATAAAAGATGGGGAACTTGTCTTGATGGATGTTGGTTGCGAGCTTCATGGTTATGTCAGTGATCTTACTCGCACCTGGCCACCTTATGGCAGCTTCTCTTCAGCTCAG GAAGAGCTCTATGATCTTATTCTGCAAACAAACAAGACATGTGTGGAGCTTTGCAAACCCGGTGCTAGTATTCGAGAAATACACAACTTTTCA GTTGAAATGCTTCACCAGGGACTCAAGGAGATTGGAATTCTGAAAGATTCTAGAAGCAGTTCTTACCATCAGCTGAATCCAACTTCCATAG GCCACTATCTGGGAATGGATGTCCATGATTGTTCTACGGTTGGTTATGACCGTCCGTTGAAGCCAGGTGTT GTCATAACAATTGAACCAGGAATCTACATCCCATTGTCTTCTAACTGTCCTGAAAG GTACCGAGGCATCGGGATAAGGATTGAGGATGAGGTCCTCATTACAGACACGGGTTATGAG GTTCTGACTGGGTCAATGCCGAAAGAAGTTAAACATATTGAATCCTTGCTAAACAACTTTCCCCATGGAAGTGTAATGGAGAACCACATTGCCGAGGGAGCTTCATCCAGTTGA
- the LOC137745667 gene encoding uncharacterized protein, whose amino-acid sequence MSSLITAEIKSKADELYHGDEICQQKSKELLSEISLPNGLLPLKDIEECGIVRETGFVWLKQKKSCTHKFEKIGKLVTYAPEVTAIVEKGKIKKLTGVKTKELLVWVQLSDIYTDDPPSGKITFKTPSGLFRTFPVSAFEVEGSACGKDGKEKKEVKEEAKGVVEV is encoded by the coding sequence ATGTCTTCTCTCATCACAGCAGAGATCAAGTCCAAGGCAGATGAACTGTACCATGGAGATGAAATCTGCCAACAGAAATCAAAGGAGCTTCTCTCAGAAATCTCCCTCCCCAACGGCCTTTTGCCCCTCAAGGACATTGAGGAGTGCGGGATCGTGAGAGAAACCGGCTTTGTGTGGCTCAAGCAAAAGAAGAGCTGCACCCACAAGTTTGAGAAGATTGGCAAGTTGGTCACCTATGCTCCTGAGGTCACGGCCATTGTTGAGAAGGGCAAGATCAAGAAGCTGACAGGGGTGAAGaccaaggagcttttggtttgGGTGCAGCTGAGTGACATTTACACTGATGACCCTCCAAGTGGGAAGATCACCTTCAAGACCCCTTCTGGTTTGTTTAGGACTTTTCCTGTAAGTGCTTTTGAGGTTGAGGGAAGTGCTTGTGGGAAGGatgggaaggagaagaaggaggtGAAGGAGGAGGCCAAGGGAGTTGTGGAGGTTTGA